One part of the Rhea pennata isolate bPtePen1 chromosome 29, bPtePen1.pri, whole genome shotgun sequence genome encodes these proteins:
- the TARBP2 gene encoding RISC-loading complex subunit TARBP2: MSEEGAGGGARRSGGFPSPVPSLEQMLASNPGKTPISLLQEYGTRIGKTPGYDLLKAEGQAHQPNFTFRVTVGDVSCTGQGPSKKAAKHKAAEVALKLLKGGDMLEPATPEEPSSPFPPEPPAELGPAAAPPAPTVPPPSPRGTPVEMKMPVSPPQSECNPVGALQELVVQKGWRLPEYTVTQESGPAHRKEFTMTCRVERFVEIGSGTSKKLAKRNAAAKMLVRIHNVPMEPREGSEAEVEEDQFSMAGPRLEGLRGRAPGCTWDSLRNSAGEKIVQLRSHPLAPLGAGACALLQELSEEQSFAISYLDIDAVSLSGLHQCLVELSTQPATVCHGAAPSRDAARTQAARNALQYLRIMAGGK; the protein is encoded by the exons ATGAGCGaggagggggcgggcggcggggccaggCGGAGCGGCGGCTTCCCCAG CCCTGTCCCCAGCCTGGAGCAGATGCTGGCCTCCAACCCCGGGAAGACGCCCATCAGCCTGCTGCAGGAGTATGGCACGCGCATAGGCAAGACCCCCGGCTACGACCTGCTCAAGGCCGAGGGCCAGGCGCACCAGCCCAACTTCACCTTCCGCGTCACCGTCGGCGACGTCAGCTGCACCG GGCAGGGACCCAGCAAGAAGGCGGCGAAGCACAAGGCAGCGGAGGTGGCCCTGAAGCTGCTCAAAGGGGGGGACATGCTGGAGCCCGCCACCCCCGAGGAGCCCAG ctctcctttccctccagAGCCCCCGGCTGAGCtcggccctgctgcagcccccccggCACCCACCGTGCCCCCACCTTCGCCCAG GGGCACCCCCGTGGAGATGAAGAtgcccgtgtcccccccccagTCGGAGTGTAACCCTGTGGGGGCTCTGCAG GAGCTGGTGGTGCAGAAGGGCTGGCGCCTGCCCGAGTACACGGTGACGCAGGAGTCGGGGCCGGCCCACCGCAAGGAGTTCACCATGACGTGCCGCGTGGAGCGCTTCGTGGAGATCG GCAGCGGCACCTCGAAGAAGCTGGCCAAGCGCAACGCGGCTGCCAAGATGCTCGTGCGCATCCACAACGTGCCCATGGAGCCGCGGGAGGGCAGCGAGGCCGAGGTGGAGGAGGACCAGTTCTCCATG GCgggccccaggctggaggggctgcggggccgggcgcccggctGCACCTGGGACTCGCTGCGCAACTCGGCGGGCGAGAAGATCGTGCAGCTGCGGAGTCACCCGCTGGCACCCCTGGGTGCCGGCGCCTGCgccctgctgcaggagctctcCGAGGAGCAGAGCTTCGCCATCAGCTACCTCGACATCG ACGCCGTGAGCCTCAGCGGGCTGCACCAGTGCCTGGTGGAGCTGTCGACGCAGCCGGCCACGGTGTGCCACGGCGCGGCGCCCTCCCGCGACGCCGCCCGCACCCAGGCCGCCCGCAACGCCCTCCAGTACCTCCGCATCATGGCGGGGGGCAAGTGa